A part of Miscanthus floridulus cultivar M001 chromosome 6, ASM1932011v1, whole genome shotgun sequence genomic DNA contains:
- the LOC136460416 gene encoding uncharacterized protein — protein MAPRASASSPVFLGGEGEDASRPATAHPGAKADTPKAQVLGKRVVSLVGSTAEVEQAAARATQPPPPRVEGAPESSEGRPALADMGAVPPSPPPPLQRTRDTVQKRLCPHSSQKRQAEAPSLAPHKALKVSMGSTAQWVVKVQAAIQHGAVLAKADPKETVAQGEVTEVAMKQAGEEVPTPREAKALKPGEAKAPSVAEATEGGDKAPRTSEVAVAKARASRASEAEVVDAGAPRTTEAEVAEAGALTTTEAEAAEVGVGTVKPTAQDMETEEGQASVPPWSKTHHHCRGAPRRWRSI, from the exons ATGGCGCCTAGGGCATCGGCGAGCAGCCCAGTGTTtctaggaggagaaggagaggacgCCTCGAGGCCGGCAACCGCCCACCccggggccaaggccgacacgcctAAGGCACAGGTGTTAGGGAAGCGTGTTgtcagcctggtgggctcgacggcggaggtggagcaggcggcggcaagggcgacgCAACCACCTCCGCCGAGGGTCGAGGGGGCACCGGAGTCCAGCGAGGGCCGGCCGGCACTGGCGGACATGGGGGCCGTGCCAccgtcgccaccaccgccattgcAAAGGACGAGGGACACAGTGCAGAAGCGGTTGTGCCCCCATTCGAG CCAGAAGCGTCAGGCAGAAGCACCTTCCCTGGCGCcacataaggcgctcaaggtgagcatgggctccaccgcccaatgggtggtgAAGGTGCAAGCCGCCATACAGCATGGCGCGGTGTTGGCCAAGGCCGACCCGAAGGAGacggtcgcccaaggagaggtTACTGAGGTGGCCATGaagcaagcgggggaggaggtgCCTACGCCCCGCGAGGCCAAGGCCCTCAAGCCAGGTGAAGCCAAGGCGCCCTCAGTCGCTGAGGCCACTGAGGGTGGGGACaaggcccctaggacctctgaGGTCGCGGTGGCGAAGGCCAGGGCTTCCAGGGCTTCTGAAGCCGAGGTGGTGGACGCCGGGGCTCCCAGGACCactgaggccgaggtggcggaggccggagctctCACGACCACCGAGGCTGAGGCGGCAGAGGTCGGCGTGGGCACGGTGAAGCCGACGGCCCAGGATATGGAGACGGAGGAGGGGCAAGCTTCAGTTCCCCCCTGGTCCAAGACCCACCACCATTGCAGGGGAGCACCCAGGAGGTGGAGGTCCATTTGA